A section of the Ochotona princeps isolate mOchPri1 chromosome 19, mOchPri1.hap1, whole genome shotgun sequence genome encodes:
- the NPM1 gene encoding nucleophosmin, translating into MEDSMDMDMSPLRPQNYLFGCELKADKDYHFKVDNDENEHQLSLRTVSLGAGAKDELHIVEAEAMNYEGSPIKVTLATLKMSVQPTVSLGGFEITPPVVLRLKCGSGPVHISGQHLVAVEEDAESEDEEEEDVKLLTMSGKRSAPGGGSKVPQKKVKLAADEDDDEDDEDDDDDEDDDDDDFDDEEAEEKAPVKKSVRDTPAKNAQKSNQNGKDSKPSTPRSKGQESFKKQEKTPKTPKGPSSVEDIKAKMQASIEKGGSLPKVEAKFVNYVKNCFRMTDQEAIQDLWQWRKSL; encoded by the exons ATGGAAGATTCGATGGACATGGACATGAGCCCCCTGAGGCCCCAGAACTATCTTTTCG GTTGTGAACTAAAGGCCGACAAAGATTACCACTTCAAAGTGGACAATGATGAAAATGAGCACCAGTTATCTTTGAGAACG GTCAGCTTGGGTGCTGGTGCCAAGGACGAGCTGCACATTGTTGAAGCCGAGGCCATGAACTATGAGGGCAGTCCAATTAAAGTCACACTGGCAACCTTGAAGATGTCTGTACAGCCAACA GTTTCCCTTGGAGGCTTTGAAATAACACCACCAGTGGTCTTAAGATTGAAGTGTGGTTCAGGGCCTGTGCACATTAGTGGACAACATTTAGTAG CTGTGGAGGAAGATGCGGAGtcagaagatgaagaagaggaggaCGTGAAGCTGTTAACTATGTCTGGAAAGCGATCAGCCCCTGGCGGTGGCAGCAAGGTGCCCCAG aaaAAAGTAAAGCTTGCTgctgatgaagatgatgatgaggatgatgaagatgatgatgatgatgaaga tgatgatgatgatgattttgatGACGAGGAAGCTGAAGAAAAAGCTCCAGTGAAGAAA TCTGTACGAGATACTCCAGCCAAGAATGCACAGAAATCAAACCAGAATGGAAAAGACTCCAAACCATCAACACCAAGGTCGAAA GGGCAAGAATCAttcaaaaaacaggaaaaaactcCAAAGACACCAAAAGGACCTAGTTCTGTAGAAGACATTAAAGCAAAAATGCAAGCAAGTATAGAAAAA GGTGGTTCTCTTCCCAAAGTGGAAGCCAAATTTGTCAATTACGTGAAGAATTGCTTCCGGATGACTGACCAGGAG gcTATTCAAGATCTTTGGCAGTGGAGGAAGTCTCTTTAA